In Luteitalea sp., one genomic interval encodes:
- a CDS encoding DUF349 domain-containing protein, with protein sequence MSLLDRFRQPRWKHPDRAVRASAVEELGDEEQDVLRAIAREDEDAAIRRRATARLDDPALLAEIARTDTSQEVRDEARALLLDLALDEQDPARAEAALAAIDDERDLAILVKQATSEALGLSAVGRLSSERILASTARHAAHRAVRLAALERVQDSGERLAVATKSEHKDVALAALMGVTDPEQLEQVAARARNKLVARRARALLRAQAPTPNAELPEEPMPDADEICARLEGASAATDPRLVAYRLDEAEALWAEQDDAVRQAPEPAARFEAARQSARRHLEVLESERRAREEARSRHEAVLIPLCERIEGVEGEDIPEALAAAAEAWSAQDHTTVDPELTGRFERAVQSAEARHRRWRDERERVIALEALATKAEATVELPDLADAHAQWADVLKGWTALGRPVTGGPVTGGPITAGPVTAGPVTDAASPDASTDETLVAESGTGAFLGASLGASLVARFRAAEGRLAARAAEAREAQARERRQRLEQLSALCSRLEALVERHDLTLKDADQAWRDARTAADDIGNLPSRQDHLHMAGRLRAVQTTLFAKLQEIREVDDWKRWANAGVQEEICQQVEALREVEDVLEVAPKLRDLRQQWKQVSSGPRGEEGSVLWQRFRTAVDQAQVRCDAYFAQRAVEEADRVHQKQTLCERAEALTDSTDWLRTAEELKQLQLQWQSIGSLRGEQARELAARFRSACDRFFTRRKEDLTQRKALWSANQAKKEALIQQAEAIADTTDWAKGLETLKRLQIEWKAVGPVKRQKSEALWKRFRTVCDRFFDRYKNRHQIEIEAAKDAREQLISELEALLPAPAAEPSAVHDATPAPHEGEVLTANDPTANDPTANDTGSPQASEAARPDAGGADPEGPPPVDVRERVESIWRRWRTAPLVPSGLHAVLEDRFAVPYGRLIDLHPAMFRHTSLDPNENLRQMGELCGQVEGLLSQLGMQSLENRPTVALASLLKEALASNTIAGRVDDQARRRTALDTVRASQAMWRTLGPAPGEQGRLLTARFNRACRRFFDQQGGGSRKKVSSPSRPQGNGRNKSAAATGGPPPRREAATDFAASMEPPPPSAERKQSSSDR encoded by the coding sequence ATGTCGCTACTCGATCGGTTCCGTCAACCGCGATGGAAGCATCCCGATCGCGCGGTCCGTGCCAGCGCCGTCGAAGAGCTCGGCGATGAGGAGCAGGACGTGCTCCGGGCCATTGCCCGCGAGGACGAAGACGCCGCCATTCGGCGTCGCGCAACCGCCAGACTCGACGACCCCGCCCTGCTGGCCGAGATCGCGCGGACGGACACGAGCCAGGAGGTTCGGGACGAGGCGCGTGCGCTCCTGCTCGACCTCGCGCTGGACGAGCAAGATCCGGCGCGCGCCGAAGCGGCGCTGGCGGCCATCGACGACGAGCGGGATCTCGCCATCCTCGTGAAACAGGCCACATCCGAAGCCCTGGGTCTGTCGGCGGTCGGCCGCCTGAGCTCGGAACGGATTCTGGCATCGACAGCGCGGCACGCCGCGCACCGCGCCGTGCGGCTCGCGGCGCTCGAGCGGGTTCAGGATTCCGGCGAGCGGCTTGCCGTCGCCACCAAGAGCGAGCACAAAGACGTCGCGCTCGCCGCGCTGATGGGCGTCACGGATCCCGAGCAACTCGAGCAGGTGGCGGCACGCGCGCGCAACAAGCTTGTCGCCCGGCGGGCCCGCGCGCTGCTCCGCGCTCAGGCGCCAACCCCTAACGCCGAGCTGCCCGAAGAACCGATGCCAGACGCCGACGAGATTTGCGCGCGCCTCGAAGGCGCCTCCGCCGCCACCGATCCCCGTCTGGTCGCCTATCGCCTCGATGAGGCGGAGGCCCTCTGGGCGGAGCAAGATGACGCCGTACGTCAGGCCCCTGAGCCAGCCGCTCGCTTCGAGGCCGCCCGTCAGAGTGCCCGTCGTCACCTCGAAGTCTTGGAATCCGAACGGCGCGCTCGGGAGGAGGCTCGGTCGAGGCACGAGGCCGTCCTGATACCGCTATGCGAACGCATCGAAGGCGTGGAAGGGGAGGACATCCCCGAGGCGCTCGCCGCAGCGGCCGAGGCGTGGTCGGCACAGGACCACACGACGGTCGACCCGGAGCTGACGGGACGATTCGAGCGAGCGGTGCAGAGCGCCGAAGCACGGCACCGGCGCTGGCGCGACGAGCGCGAGCGGGTGATCGCGCTCGAAGCGCTCGCGACCAAGGCGGAAGCAACCGTCGAGCTCCCAGACCTGGCCGATGCCCACGCGCAATGGGCCGACGTGCTCAAGGGGTGGACCGCGCTGGGCCGCCCCGTGACAGGCGGCCCCGTCACAGGCGGCCCCATCACAGCTGGCCCCGTCACAGCTGGCCCCGTCACGGACGCTGCTTCCCCCGATGCATCCACCGACGAGACGCTGGTCGCGGAATCGGGCACAGGAGCCTTCTTGGGGGCCTCCTTGGGGGCCTCCTTGGTCGCGCGGTTCCGTGCGGCGGAAGGGCGCTTGGCGGCACGCGCGGCGGAGGCCCGCGAAGCGCAGGCCCGGGAACGCCGCCAACGCCTCGAGCAACTATCGGCGCTCTGTTCGCGGCTCGAGGCCCTCGTCGAGCGCCATGACCTCACGCTCAAGGACGCGGACCAGGCGTGGCGCGACGCCCGCACGGCCGCCGACGACATCGGGAACCTCCCGAGCCGCCAAGATCATCTCCACATGGCGGGCCGGCTGCGCGCCGTCCAGACCACGCTCTTTGCCAAATTGCAAGAGATCCGCGAAGTGGACGACTGGAAGCGCTGGGCAAACGCCGGGGTCCAGGAGGAGATCTGCCAACAAGTCGAAGCGCTCCGGGAGGTCGAGGACGTCCTGGAGGTCGCGCCGAAGCTGCGCGACCTGCGCCAGCAATGGAAGCAGGTGAGCAGCGGGCCGCGCGGCGAAGAGGGTAGTGTGCTGTGGCAGCGCTTCCGCACCGCCGTGGACCAAGCACAAGTGCGCTGCGACGCGTACTTCGCGCAGCGCGCGGTCGAAGAGGCGGACCGCGTTCATCAAAAGCAGACGCTCTGCGAGCGGGCCGAGGCGCTCACCGACTCAACCGACTGGCTCCGTACCGCCGAAGAGCTCAAGCAGCTGCAGCTGCAGTGGCAGTCCATTGGCTCGCTCAGAGGCGAGCAGGCGCGCGAGCTCGCTGCGCGGTTCCGCTCTGCCTGCGATCGGTTCTTCACACGGCGTAAAGAGGATCTGACGCAACGGAAGGCCCTCTGGAGCGCCAATCAAGCCAAGAAGGAAGCGCTGATCCAGCAGGCAGAAGCGATCGCCGACACGACCGACTGGGCCAAAGGGCTCGAAACGCTCAAGCGCCTTCAGATCGAATGGAAAGCAGTCGGCCCGGTGAAGCGACAGAAGTCCGAGGCGCTGTGGAAGCGATTCCGCACAGTCTGCGATCGCTTTTTCGATCGCTACAAGAACCGGCATCAGATCGAGATCGAGGCGGCCAAGGACGCGCGGGAGCAACTGATCAGCGAGCTCGAAGCGCTCCTGCCAGCGCCCGCAGCGGAGCCGTCCGCGGTGCACGACGCCACACCGGCGCCGCACGAAGGCGAGGTGCTCACCGCGAACGACCCTACCGCGAACGACCCCACCGCAAACGACACAGGGTCGCCCCAGGCGAGTGAAGCCGCTCGGCCCGATGCAGGCGGAGCCGATCCCGAAGGGCCTCCGCCCGTAGACGTACGAGAGCGCGTCGAGAGCATCTGGCGGCGATGGCGCACGGCGCCGCTCGTTCCGAGCGGGCTCCATGCGGTGCTGGAGGACCGCTTTGCGGTGCCTTATGGCCGGCTCATCGACCTCCATCCGGCGATGTTCCGCCATACATCGCTCGACCCGAATGAGAATCTACGACAGATGGGAGAGCTGTGCGGGCAGGTGGAGGGCCTGCTGAGTCAGTTGGGCATGCAATCGCTGGAGAACCGACCGACGGTGGCGCTGGCGTCGCTGCTCAAGGAAGCGCTCGCCTCCAACACCATTGCCGGCCGCGTGGATGACCAGGCGCGCCGGCGCACCGCGCTGGACACGGTGCGCGCGTCGCAGGCGATGTGGCGGACACTCGGACCCGCGCCAGGCGAGCAAGGCCGGCTCTTGACCGCACGGTTCAATCGCGCCTGTCGGCGCTTCTTCGATCAGCAGGGTGGCGGCTCACGCAAAAAAGTATCGAGCCCGTCACGCCCGCAGGGGAATGGCCGCAACAAATCGGCCGCTGCGACGGGCGGGCCGCCGCCCCGTCGAGAGGCGGCCACCGACTTCGCCGCTTCGATGGAGCCGCCACCACCGAGCGCGGAGCGGAAACAAAGCTCCAGCGACAGGTAG
- a CDS encoding DNA topoisomerase 4 subunit A: MARRRAQSDVSLFDLPESDGRGGPPPPPPPGGGADGEQPVALHEAAQSRYLNYALSVITARALPDVRDGLKPVQRRILYTMWQQNLTADAKYRKCAKVVGDVMGNYHPHGDVAIYDTLVRLAQPFSMRYPVVDGSGNFGSLDGDRAAAMRYTECRLARLSDELLTELEQDTVPFRPSYDGTRTEPVVLPSRVPNLLVNGAMGIAVGMATNVPPHHLGEVSTALLKLIDNPDLTSVQLCRYVKGPDFPTGGQILNTPDELKEIYRTGSGAIRLRGTWQVADATRTSKIVHITAIPYNIDKSELVSRIADVVVSRKLPPLLDVRDVSTDDVRIELELKRDVDEKMVLAYLFRHTPLQVTIPVNLTCLVPTETDDVGRPERLELKAALWYFLHFRFDVVTRRLEHELQALARRIHILEGFEKVFDALDEIIRIIRRSDGKADAAQKIMKQFDLDADQTDAILELKIYRLARLEILIVRKELEEKRKRQRQIQGLLKSEDRRWQIVREEIEEIQKTYSPKTDTRRTIIQGVAEETDYRPDDFIVEEDNVVIVSRDGWVKRQKEVKDLSTTRLREGDEVLAAVAGSTRATVAFFTNFGVAYTCRLVDVPASSGYGEPIQKFFKLKDGERVVSVRSLDPRATPGLKPATEGAVPPSQVVAVTTDGYSLRFSLESFIEPSTRAGRRFARPAAGAEVVGVSVVDGRETIVAATREARAVLCRVEEVNYLGGPGRGVILIKIDPTRDRVLGFMAARRDQDGLTVETSRGAQQTISPAKYDVTGRGGKGRELLQRGQFVRVISPPPAIPTLE; this comes from the coding sequence ATGGCAAGACGAAGAGCACAATCAGACGTTTCATTGTTCGACCTTCCCGAAAGCGATGGACGCGGTGGTCCTCCCCCGCCTCCGCCACCCGGCGGCGGTGCGGACGGTGAGCAGCCGGTCGCGCTGCACGAGGCGGCGCAGTCGCGGTATCTGAACTATGCGCTGTCTGTGATCACGGCGCGGGCACTACCGGACGTGCGCGACGGCCTCAAGCCTGTGCAGCGCCGCATCCTCTACACGATGTGGCAGCAGAACCTGACTGCCGACGCGAAATATCGCAAGTGCGCCAAGGTCGTCGGCGATGTGATGGGGAACTATCATCCGCACGGTGACGTGGCCATCTACGACACGCTCGTGCGCCTCGCTCAGCCTTTCTCGATGCGGTATCCGGTCGTCGATGGATCCGGCAACTTTGGATCGCTCGACGGCGATCGCGCCGCTGCGATGCGCTATACGGAGTGCCGCCTCGCAAGGCTGTCAGACGAGCTGCTGACGGAGCTCGAGCAAGACACCGTTCCGTTCCGGCCGAGCTATGACGGCACGCGCACCGAGCCGGTCGTCTTGCCCTCGCGCGTTCCGAACCTGCTGGTGAACGGCGCGATGGGGATTGCGGTCGGCATGGCCACCAACGTGCCGCCGCATCACTTGGGTGAAGTGTCCACTGCGCTGCTCAAGCTGATCGACAATCCAGATCTCACCAGTGTGCAGTTGTGTCGGTACGTCAAGGGCCCGGACTTCCCCACCGGCGGCCAGATTCTCAACACGCCGGACGAGCTAAAGGAGATCTACCGCACTGGTAGTGGCGCCATCCGTCTTCGCGGAACGTGGCAGGTTGCCGATGCCACGCGCACGAGCAAGATCGTCCACATCACGGCAATCCCTTACAACATCGACAAGTCCGAGCTCGTGTCTCGCATTGCCGATGTCGTCGTCTCGCGCAAGCTGCCACCACTCCTCGACGTTCGCGACGTGTCGACCGACGATGTGCGGATCGAGCTGGAGCTGAAGCGGGATGTGGACGAAAAGATGGTGCTGGCGTATCTCTTTCGGCACACGCCGCTGCAGGTCACTATCCCGGTCAACCTGACCTGTCTGGTGCCGACCGAGACCGACGACGTCGGCCGGCCAGAGCGCCTCGAGCTCAAGGCAGCGCTCTGGTACTTCCTGCACTTTCGCTTCGACGTCGTCACGCGACGGCTGGAGCATGAGCTGCAGGCGCTCGCCAGGCGCATCCACATCCTGGAGGGCTTCGAGAAGGTCTTCGACGCGCTGGACGAGATTATCCGCATTATTCGTCGATCGGACGGCAAGGCTGATGCGGCGCAGAAGATCATGAAGCAGTTCGACCTCGACGCCGATCAGACGGATGCAATTCTCGAGCTCAAGATCTATCGTCTGGCTCGGCTCGAGATCCTGATTGTCCGGAAGGAGCTCGAGGAAAAGCGCAAGCGGCAGCGCCAGATCCAAGGGCTGTTGAAGAGCGAGGACCGCCGCTGGCAGATCGTGCGCGAGGAGATCGAGGAGATTCAAAAGACCTACAGCCCCAAAACTGACACGCGGCGCACGATCATCCAAGGTGTCGCCGAAGAAACGGACTACCGCCCGGATGACTTCATCGTCGAAGAGGACAACGTCGTCATTGTCTCGCGAGACGGGTGGGTGAAGCGCCAGAAGGAAGTGAAAGATCTGTCGACAACGCGGCTGAGGGAAGGTGATGAAGTCTTGGCGGCGGTCGCCGGCAGCACGCGGGCGACCGTGGCGTTCTTTACCAACTTCGGCGTAGCGTACACTTGTCGGCTCGTCGACGTTCCTGCCTCCAGCGGTTACGGAGAGCCGATCCAAAAGTTCTTCAAGTTGAAGGATGGCGAGCGGGTCGTGTCGGTGCGGAGCCTCGACCCGCGCGCCACGCCCGGCCTCAAGCCTGCAACCGAGGGCGCTGTCCCGCCGAGCCAGGTGGTTGCTGTCACCACTGACGGCTACAGTCTGCGCTTCAGCCTCGAGTCGTTCATCGAGCCGAGCACGCGCGCCGGCCGCCGGTTTGCGCGTCCGGCGGCTGGCGCCGAGGTCGTGGGCGTGTCCGTGGTGGACGGACGCGAGACGATTGTCGCCGCCACGCGGGAAGCGCGTGCCGTCCTGTGCCGTGTCGAGGAGGTGAACTACCTGGGCGGTCCAGGCCGTGGCGTCATCCTCATCAAGATCGATCCCACCCGCGATCGCGTGCTGGGATTCATGGCGGCGCGCCGAGACCAGGACGGCTTGACCGTGGAAACGAGCCGCGGCGCGCAGCAGACCATCAGTCCCGCGAAGTACGACGTCACCGGGCGCGGCGGGAAGGGCCGCGAGCTCCTCCAGCGCGGTCAGTTCGTCCGGGTGATATCGCCACCACCCGCGATCCCCACCTTGGAGTAG
- the speA gene encoding biosynthetic arginine decarboxylase, producing the protein MRAASPRAVHGTSATDAWNISEATELYEVERWGKEYFRISEEGHLLVCPTRDSRRAIDLKQLVDRLQLRGINLPILVRFRDILRHRLQEIHEAFQNAITQHNYTGRYMCVYPIKVNQQRQVVEEVLEFGRPYQFGLEAGSKPELLAVAALASNDTPIVCNGFKDAEFIEMAMLAQKIGRRVIPIVEKYTELGLILEYSARVGVRPTIGMRVKLASRGSGRWHSSAGYRSKFGLTVAEMLRGLEELKARGMADCFKLLHFHLGSQIPNIRIIKGALVEAARIYAELAKAGAGLEYLDVGGGLGVDYDGSQTNFESSTNYTLEEYANDVVYHVQTVCDEAEVPHPTIVSESGRAVVAYHSVLVFNVLGVSGFGEERIPTEPTDDMEQPLVDLIEAYHNVTARNALESYHDAQQALDMALNLFAGGYLSLDQRCMAENLYWAICVKLQKLVQQMDDVPEDLQGLDDYLSDTYFGNFSLFQSIPDSWAIKQLFPIMPIHRLDERPRKRGVIGDITCDSDGKIDQFIDRRDVKRTLPLHGFNGEPYYLGVFLVGAYQEILGDLHNLLGDTNAVHVSLNGNDEVVLDDVIKGDTVREVLDYVEFNADALLGKLRTDVETAVRDGKLDYEESGRLLNFYEEGLRGYTYLEEGR; encoded by the coding sequence ATGAGAGCTGCGAGCCCACGAGCAGTGCACGGAACGAGCGCGACCGACGCCTGGAACATTAGTGAAGCCACGGAGCTCTACGAGGTGGAGCGCTGGGGCAAGGAGTACTTTCGCATCAGCGAGGAAGGGCACCTCCTCGTTTGCCCGACGCGCGACTCGCGGCGCGCGATCGATCTCAAACAGCTCGTCGATCGACTCCAGCTGCGCGGCATCAACTTGCCGATTCTCGTTCGATTTCGCGACATTCTCCGCCATCGGCTCCAGGAGATTCACGAGGCGTTCCAAAACGCCATCACCCAACACAACTACACCGGGCGTTACATGTGCGTGTATCCCATCAAGGTGAACCAGCAGCGGCAGGTCGTCGAAGAGGTGCTGGAGTTCGGCCGCCCCTACCAATTTGGCCTGGAGGCGGGCTCCAAGCCGGAGCTGTTGGCGGTGGCTGCGCTGGCGTCGAACGACACGCCCATCGTCTGCAACGGCTTCAAGGATGCCGAGTTCATCGAGATGGCGATGTTGGCGCAGAAGATAGGGCGCCGCGTGATTCCCATCGTAGAGAAGTACACGGAGCTCGGCCTGATTCTCGAGTACTCGGCACGCGTCGGCGTGCGGCCGACGATTGGCATGCGCGTAAAGCTGGCGTCGCGAGGGAGTGGCCGCTGGCACTCATCGGCCGGGTACCGATCGAAGTTCGGCCTCACGGTTGCCGAGATGCTCCGTGGGTTGGAGGAGCTGAAGGCGCGCGGCATGGCCGACTGTTTCAAGCTGCTCCATTTTCACCTCGGCAGCCAGATCCCGAATATTCGGATCATCAAGGGGGCGCTGGTCGAAGCGGCGCGCATCTACGCCGAGCTGGCCAAGGCGGGCGCCGGCCTCGAGTACCTCGACGTCGGCGGCGGGCTCGGCGTTGATTACGACGGCTCGCAGACGAACTTCGAGTCGAGCACCAACTACACCCTCGAGGAGTACGCAAACGACGTCGTCTACCACGTCCAGACCGTGTGCGATGAGGCGGAGGTGCCCCACCCCACCATTGTTTCTGAGAGTGGGCGGGCGGTGGTGGCGTACCACAGCGTGCTCGTCTTCAACGTGCTCGGCGTATCCGGCTTCGGTGAGGAGCGCATTCCGACCGAGCCGACCGATGACATGGAGCAGCCGCTCGTCGATCTCATCGAGGCCTACCACAACGTCACGGCGCGCAATGCGCTCGAGAGCTACCACGACGCGCAGCAGGCGCTCGATATGGCCTTGAACCTCTTTGCCGGCGGCTATCTATCGCTCGATCAGCGCTGCATGGCTGAAAATCTGTACTGGGCGATCTGTGTCAAGCTGCAAAAGCTCGTCCAGCAGATGGACGACGTGCCGGAAGATCTGCAGGGGTTGGATGACTACCTGTCGGATACCTACTTCGGCAACTTCTCGCTGTTCCAGTCGATCCCGGATAGCTGGGCAATCAAGCAGCTCTTCCCGATCATGCCGATCCACCGGCTCGATGAGCGTCCCAGAAAGCGTGGCGTGATTGGGGACATTACGTGCGACTCCGACGGCAAGATCGATCAGTTCATCGATCGCCGGGACGTCAAGCGGACGCTCCCGTTGCACGGCTTCAACGGCGAGCCCTACTATCTTGGTGTCTTCCTGGTCGGGGCCTACCAGGAAATTCTGGGCGACCTTCACAACCTCCTGGGTGACACGAACGCCGTGCACGTCAGCCTCAACGGCAATGACGAGGTCGTGCTGGACGATGTGATCAAGGGAGATACCGTGCGCGAGGTGCTCGACTACGTCGAGTTCAATGCGGACGCGCTGCTCGGAAAGTTACGCACCGACGTCGAGACCGCCGTGCGCGACGGCAAGCTCGATTACGAAGAGTCCGGCCGCCTGCTGAACTTCTACGAGGAAGGCCTCCGCGGGTATACCTATCTCGAAGAAGGCCGCTAA
- a CDS encoding amidohydrolase family protein, whose translation MSARTTAPLLVAIAATVTVGSGQEPESPPTPTTYAIRDARIVSLAGSPIERGTVVIRDGRIAAVGADAPIPSGAEVIEGDGLHVYPGLFDAISGLGLTEIGAVAATNDSEELGDFSPQLVAAQAVHPASEHIPVARANGLTHALSVPGIGDSPLIPGQASAIHLAGWTVEEMLLSRSVALVVNWPTYRSTSGGPGAFSRQQRSFAEAKKEHDKKVRELAEWLDQARHYATAIEKGKQERVSRDLKLEALVPVTRGELPVVVNADGEREIKEAIEFCDEQRLRMILAGGAEAYKLADLLATHKVPVVLGPIQSLPSSEDEPYDIRHTTPAVLHDAGVQFALGTFNASDSRTLPYEIGNAVSYGLEWDTALAAVTRTPAEIFGLADQVGTLEVGKVGNVIVTDGDPLEIQTTVKYLFINGRLTSLENRHLRLYEQYRARPTK comes from the coding sequence ATGAGCGCTCGGACGACGGCTCCATTGCTCGTCGCGATTGCAGCGACGGTCACAGTTGGCAGCGGGCAGGAGCCCGAGTCGCCTCCGACTCCCACCACGTACGCCATTCGGGACGCTCGCATCGTGTCCCTTGCGGGCTCACCCATCGAGCGAGGGACGGTCGTCATCCGCGACGGCCGCATTGCTGCGGTCGGCGCGGACGCTCCGATTCCATCCGGAGCCGAGGTGATCGAGGGCGACGGTCTGCACGTCTATCCGGGGCTGTTCGACGCTATTAGCGGGCTCGGGTTGACGGAGATTGGTGCGGTTGCGGCCACGAACGATTCCGAGGAGCTGGGCGACTTCAGCCCACAGCTCGTGGCGGCGCAGGCCGTCCATCCGGCGAGCGAGCACATTCCCGTGGCGCGGGCGAATGGCCTGACGCACGCTCTGAGCGTGCCGGGCATAGGCGATTCTCCACTGATTCCCGGTCAAGCCTCCGCCATTCATCTCGCTGGCTGGACGGTCGAGGAGATGCTGTTGAGCCGGAGCGTGGCGCTCGTCGTCAACTGGCCGACGTACCGCTCGACGAGCGGCGGACCGGGCGCGTTCTCTCGGCAACAGCGTTCGTTCGCCGAGGCGAAGAAGGAGCATGACAAGAAGGTTCGCGAGCTGGCCGAGTGGCTCGACCAGGCGCGGCACTATGCCACGGCGATCGAGAAAGGCAAGCAGGAGCGCGTGTCCCGCGATCTGAAGCTCGAGGCGCTCGTGCCTGTGACGCGCGGCGAGCTGCCGGTCGTCGTGAACGCCGATGGCGAGCGCGAGATCAAAGAGGCGATCGAGTTCTGTGACGAGCAGCGGCTCCGCATGATCCTCGCCGGTGGAGCCGAGGCGTACAAGCTCGCAGACCTCTTGGCGACGCACAAGGTGCCGGTCGTGCTCGGCCCCATCCAGAGCCTCCCGTCGTCGGAAGACGAGCCGTACGACATCCGCCACACGACTCCGGCAGTGCTCCACGACGCGGGCGTGCAGTTCGCGCTCGGCACCTTCAACGCGTCCGATTCACGGACGCTGCCGTACGAGATCGGCAATGCGGTGTCCTATGGCCTGGAGTGGGACACGGCGCTTGCAGCCGTTACCAGGACCCCTGCAGAGATCTTTGGCCTTGCGGACCAGGTGGGCACCCTCGAAGTCGGCAAGGTTGGTAATGTGATCGTTACAGACGGCGACCCGCTCGAGATCCAAACCACTGTGAAGTATTTGTTCATTAACGGCCGCCTCACGTCTCTCGAGAACCGGCATCTGCGCCTCTACGAACAGTACCGGGCACGACCGACCAAGTAG
- a CDS encoding MATE family efflux transporter: MADSAPSRRFDRRIVEGSLARAVWHLAWPSMLQNVIGGLQGLVDHAMIGHFVGYTGNAAVGVSWQIFLVVIVFVSSLMSGMAVLVARFAGAGDAEKVDRVVYQALLTSLLLVFGILAPIGYVASPWLLSFVNATPDVQREALPYLRIMLGLSIGLVVFFMMGGALRPAGDARTPLRLGILMTALNVVLNVILIAGLGPIPAMGTKGAALGTVLAAGIVGALSLWLLFSGRLPVHFTWQMQWRPDFEIIRSLFRFGLPTGFQGIAMNVGGVLLLHYIGSLAHSAEAQAAYTIGYGQLFAFITWTSVGLMGATAAVVGQNLGAGRPERATAAASVAARLGLGVAVLVGSTFVVVPHALLGIFGMQGAAVMSLGVQLLRFLAISGLFVTVALVYTGGLQGSGDTRSPFYISLVSQIVIPLGLCATLDVLRGLEPVDIWTAIVLGHITRCLLSVVRFRQGKWRHIAVDISPATP; encoded by the coding sequence ATGGCCGATTCCGCCCCGTCACGACGTTTCGACCGCAGGATCGTGGAAGGGTCGCTCGCGCGCGCCGTCTGGCATCTGGCCTGGCCCAGCATGCTCCAAAACGTCATCGGGGGGCTCCAGGGCTTGGTCGACCACGCGATGATTGGGCATTTCGTCGGCTATACCGGCAATGCGGCCGTGGGCGTGAGCTGGCAAATCTTTCTCGTGGTGATCGTGTTCGTGAGCTCGCTCATGTCGGGCATGGCCGTGCTCGTGGCGCGCTTTGCCGGCGCCGGCGATGCGGAGAAAGTGGACCGGGTCGTCTACCAGGCGCTGCTGACCTCGCTCCTGCTCGTCTTCGGCATCCTGGCGCCGATCGGCTACGTCGCCTCGCCGTGGTTGCTCTCCTTCGTCAACGCCACGCCCGACGTCCAGCGCGAGGCACTGCCTTATCTGCGCATCATGCTCGGCTTGAGCATCGGCCTGGTGGTCTTCTTCATGATGGGAGGGGCGCTCCGCCCTGCGGGCGACGCGCGGACGCCCCTGCGGCTCGGCATCCTGATGACCGCGCTGAACGTGGTCCTGAACGTCATCTTGATCGCGGGTCTCGGGCCCATTCCGGCGATGGGCACGAAGGGCGCGGCGTTGGGCACCGTACTCGCCGCGGGTATCGTTGGCGCACTGTCCCTCTGGCTGCTCTTCTCCGGGCGGTTGCCGGTGCACTTCACGTGGCAGATGCAGTGGCGGCCCGACTTCGAGATCATACGGTCGCTCTTTCGGTTCGGTCTCCCGACCGGTTTTCAGGGCATCGCGATGAACGTAGGCGGCGTGCTGCTGCTGCATTACATTGGGTCGCTCGCTCACAGCGCCGAAGCACAAGCGGCGTATACGATCGGCTACGGCCAGCTCTTTGCGTTCATCACCTGGACATCGGTGGGCCTGATGGGGGCGACGGCGGCCGTCGTCGGTCAGAACCTCGGCGCCGGACGCCCGGAGCGCGCCACCGCTGCGGCGAGTGTGGCTGCGCGCCTCGGGCTCGGTGTCGCCGTGCTGGTGGGCAGCACCTTCGTGGTGGTACCGCACGCGCTGCTCGGGATCTTTGGCATGCAAGGGGCCGCGGTCATGTCGCTCGGCGTGCAGCTCCTGCGGTTCCTCGCCATCTCGGGACTCTTCGTCACCGTGGCGCTCGTCTACACGGGCGGCCTCCAAGGGAGTGGCGATACGCGGAGCCCCTTTTACATCTCGCTCGTGTCACAGATCGTCATTCCGCTCGGCCTCTGCGCGACGCTCGATGTCCTCAGGGGGCTGGAGCCGGTGGATATTTGGACCGCTATCGTGCTCGGTCACATCACCCGCTGCCTTCTCTCGGTGGTTCGGTTTCGGCAGGGCAAGTGGCGGCACATTGCTGTCGATATCTCGCCGGCGACGCCGTGA